DNA from Vespa velutina chromosome 23, iVesVel2.1, whole genome shotgun sequence:
AAATCCAGTGGTTGGAATAGGGCCCGTGGGAAATTCGGCTGGTACGGTGATACCAGGAGTACCTGGACAAATTGGAGGACCAACAAATACTGGACCACCAATTGGATCGGTACCATCTGGCATGGGAGGTGTAAACCCACCTATAGGTGGAGTGACACCAGCTGTTAACATCGGTGGCCCACCAGCATGGCTTCAAACAGAACTGGCCAACCTTCAGTCGCAACAGACGACTCTGCAGGAACAAGTTAGACAATCGGAACAAAATCTTGCTGCCCAACATGCTGCATTGATGGCGCAACAACAAGGCAGAGTAGAGGATGCTGTCAGACAAGCTCAGGAAACGGCTCTGCAAAATAGTGCACAAAGCACAAACACAGATCTTACCGCATTTGATACAGTTCTACAACCTATTATTGATAGCTGCACGAAAGATAGCATAAGCGCGGGAAAAGCTTGGATCCTTCAAAATTCTGTCACACCACAAAGCAATCAAGTAGTTGCCGACcatttattgaaaaagtattgtaaaattttcattaaatcatgactttcaatttgaaaatatattcttacacgatacttttctatttcagaGTTATCCAAGGATCTACGTTTAGTCATAAgcttcatattatatatttggtaAATGATGTCTTACATCATTGGTGAGTatacgaatgatttttttaagaatacgaatctgttatttatattatattttactaaatGACTagtattcattaatattagatattatttatactttgtCCGTCCTCCCTCTTTGTCTttgataattgattaataatagtaGGTGTATCATTAAGATTGAATAGAGGTCTTTATTTGATTGcgaaattgtttaatatatcaaatgtataatatttctataattatatatatatatatatatatatatatatatatgtatatatatatgtatacatacatacatacaatatacatacatacatacatacacacacacaaacacacacatatatgtgtgtgtgtgtctttgTGTGCGTATgcctgtgtgtatgtatgcatgtatgtatgtatgtatgtatgtatgtatgtgtgtgtgtgcaacATATAACATTTCTTAGTGCTAGAAAAAAATCTATGGATCTTCGGAAGGCAATGGAAAGTGTTGTTGTTCCCATGTTCTGTAATACTTCATTAGCTGCATCCGAAGAGCAACTTAACAAgcttaataaattgttaagcCTTTGGGAATCGAAGAATAATTACTTTGACGAAGGGattatagataaattaaaacaacCGAGCGCATCTTGGTCCGAATATCAAGCTAATTTGGTATCGCAACATGCAAGTGCTATTACTCCAATCACAACTTCTACGAAGCAAACATTCGATAATTATCAAGCGCAACATCAAGCTTTTGTTACGCACGCTTTGAgacaaattcaaaatattgaaCAGCAAAAAATAGCGATCGATCAGCAACTTAAAGCACCGCCCCCGCCGCCCCCGCAAATGGTACTACTTTCGTTTCGCTTTGTCATTtcaattgattataatattaatgcttATGAAATAATGGGATTGTTTTCACAGAATCAACAGAACATGTCATTACCCCCCAATCATACTGGCCCAAGCGGACCGATGGGTAGCGACGTTAATTTTAGCCAACCTCCGCCTGGTTGGGGCGTAGCGCCAGGAAACGAACCACCACCATTCGCGAACGTTCCTTTACCGGATTTTTCTAAGCCTCCACCAGGATTTGGCCCACCTCCTGTCATTCACGAACCGTCTGTCGAGGATTTGATGCCTAGCATGCCTTACTTTGAGTTGCCTGCAGGTTTAATGGTTCCGCTCATTAAACTGGAAGACGGAGAATATAAACCTTTGGATCCCGACGCAATCAGACTTCCACCGCCCGCACCACCCAGTGATCGATTGGTTGCAGCCGTAGAAGCATTTTACGCACCTCCAAATCACGATTCACCGAGAGACAGGTGAAgaagttataataaataattttagcCGATATATAATCAAAGTGCATGTAATATTCTGTGccttaatttaattatttattgtattctATTAGCGATGGATGGGAGAAACTTGGTCTCTACGAATATTATAAGGCAAAAAATTCTGCCCGTAAACGCAAGGAGGAAGACATTGTGGCTGGCATTAGACAAAAATCAAAATCTCCGTCGCCTATTTTAAGGCCAAGATCGAAAAGTCCTAGCCCACCAAAGAAACGTTACAGAAGCAAATCTCGTAGTAGATCGAGATCTAGATCGAGGGGTAGGAGTAGATCGCGATCACCAACGGCGAATCATAGACGTAATAGCCGTAACAGTAATCATAATACTAGGAGTCGTAGAAGAAGGAACAGTAACAAAGATCGAAGTCCAGAGAGGAGATTGGACAGACAAGATCGTAGTCCAACTCCTCCGAGTTTTCTGTAAGTTATCAATTTCATTtacttaatgaaaattattttctttcctattgaatctttaaattgtttttcatatacatattttattcctGCAAACGATTATCTTTTTGGATTCTTTTAGCGGATCGACGTATAGCAAAGCCCCGCAAGAAATAAGCCTCGACGAAAGTAATAAGGGGCACcagttgttaaaaaaaatgggCTGGGGTGGTGCAGGACTAGGTGCCAACGAGCAAGGTATCGAGGCTCCTATATCGGGTGGTGAAATTCGAGATAAAAACGACCAATACAAGGGAGTTGGCATCAATTTGAACGATCCGTATGAAAATTTTCGGAAGAGTAAGGGACAGGCGTTTATTACTCGAATGAAAGCAAGAGCGGAAGAACGTGCCGAAGAAAGGGGTGAACGGGActgagtatatatattattaaacgaatgTATATGTACGAAGTGTTATCGGGACAAAGTGAGAGATGGGCTTATTACCGAGgatgagagaaaatttattcagGCTTTGAAAGCAGATCGACACAATTTCTGCCATTTTTTCGCCTATGAGGGCTGCATTTCAATATACTTGTCCATATATTAGATCCTATTGGTGCACTTGCAACTACTAATTTACTTTTACACGTATCTTTACAAGATATTGACATTAATAAACGACATATTTTACGTTACAATATATACAAGCTGAATCGGAGGATTTTATGATTTAGTTACGAATGATAGCTGAATGTTTTAGATTAATTTTAGGAATTTTAATTCacgataaatctatatatatatgtatatatatatatatatatatatatatatatatatatatatatatatacatttgtattaaaattgtGTCGATCCCTTTCGTAAACTAAATCATTTCTATCCGTCTATCTGCCGGCTgttacgaaataatttcttatatcaaCGAGgcaaatgatttataattattcataaatttataaggaaatgaaaaaaagctggcaatatatatgtgtacgtattgtcttttctttatttcaaaatttaagggaattcgttaatatattgtattatcattGTACATTTCTTCGAtaagaaattcaaataattcattcattaaccTAATGTCAGgcgtaaaaagaattaatgtttaaatgtgaacatttaaatgaaagagatCCTTGGAAAGTCATGTAGTAAAAGGTTTTTATAGCAACATTCTGAATGTATACGTTATAACCCTACTTTACAGTTTGTCCCGCCTAAAAGTTAATTATCTTGAGAATTACTCGAGAAAATTGCGCTCTTAATgagtgtgtatgagagagtaCAACCATCGTGCAGCAAGTACACGAGACGATTCTGCATGAAACTTGACGCtaagtatatatacttgtatttagtaagttaataaataatgattatattaaatatacatatatatatgtacgtatatatatatatatatatatatatatatatatatatatatatatatgtatatacacacacacacacgagaTTTCAAGAGTGAATATCGCATGATCGATAACCTTCTTTAGTACTTTgcataaaacttttatttcattcatcatTCAATATTAACAGAAAATCAAAGTGATTAAGTTTTACATAATTGTTTAAATCACATCGCATCGTTAAACCACGATTTAATTCTTCTATCATCAACTGGACATCGTTGGAAATTTATGTACGCAGCAAACAATCATGAATATCaaactaattatatattaatctttaatttttactaaATACACAATTACAACTAAGTGTATAAACTGTTcgtttttttatgaaatttaaatatattgcaCAGAGCACGTTTagtacttttttaattaatcctcatcataagtttttttatttttatttataatctatacaTGAAAACTCGATAAAAGAttcaacgattataatattgttttgcATCATTCTGAATCTCGTCTAATTATGAAACATGATGTGAGTGAATTAATGTGAAGCAATGATTATATATAGACGggcattataaaaaatttatgtaatagataaaattaaagacaAATAGAGGAGAATAATATTGCTTACCTTGAATGTAATAAAACTCCATTTGTTACGCGCCgaccttcatttcttttacgaatacgtaacaatgaaaatttcagAGTCGCgttaagaggaaaaagaaaaaaacataaacaaaagaagaagactccaggaatatttttcttacatcGATCGTTCAATGTCAACAACAAAATATCCTTTGGAATAGCCGTGCGTATTAATACGTCGGTAGTTTTTTCGTACGCCGAAGAGtaaacgtcgaaatgaaaaatctacATTCAATCGTCTTATAGattcgatcattttataattatttaaataaagtacAGTGCACTCGAAGGTaagaatcaaataatattagattgcGTAAAGCGTTGCATAACTCTTAAGATTAATTAGATAGAAGTTtgctttttcaattttcatcgTTCAATAATGTCAACAAGAAGGACATTAAACTGGAAGGACAAAGCGGGTTACCACGTCAGTCTTTTTTCGTActccaaaaagaaaacatcgaAATAGAATCTCTCCGTACCGctacatttaattatcttaCATATACtaccattttataattatttaaacaatttacaATGTAAACGAAATACGACaatgcaatatttaaacaacagtGTATTTCGCTAAAAATCGTATAGCTCTTTAGACCCTTCTCTAACGGACGCGTGATAGAATAAACTAATATATGATCAATAGTATATTAGTTTAAACATTAAGAAGACGGCAATGCACGAGAaccttgaaataattttaatataataacttcTATACTTTCAAAATTTAGTCTTGGAGTAGTTGACCTtgcataatataaatttaaaagcgctttttcttaactttgaTGATAACTCagttttatgttttattccGTCGTGCGCATatcacattctctctttctaaacgtgaaaatttataaattaatactttcagtttttcaattatttaaataatctaatatttaaacaataatacatttgtttaaatattaaaaggacGGAATCGCGcgagaaactaaaaataattttaatttaatatttcaatacttAAATCGAAATtggccttgtgtaatataagCATAAACGGTCTTTTGATTAACTCTAACGATTAcggagttagttttcttttgtactTCGACGAATGCACATtacattatctttttcttaacgTGCAAACttgtaaattaatactttcgataacttttttattatgctgtgtagattaaaataatatttaaacaatagtacattcatataaacattataggtgtataaacattataaagatcGTAAAGCGTGAggaacttaaaataattttaaaacaaatgccaattcttaaaaattttaatctcgacGTTggtggccttgtgcaatataaacataaacgattcttcgattaactttgaaaattaccgagttagtttacttttgcactccgaccagtgcacatcggCTCTCTATTTTTACACAtgcgaaaaattataaattaatatcctcggtaattttataattatttaaatagtcTTTAATGTACACGGGAAtaagaatagagtaatattcaaacaatagtatatttttttaaacgttagaAATACGAATACACGCGCgggacttagaataattttaatataaaattttattactttaatattttaattttgggatagttgcctcgtgtaatataaacataaatctCCTTTTTCTTAACTTAGTTACCCAGTTAGTTTTTTCTTGCACTGTGATGAGTAAGGATTGAAATTCTGTCTTGTTATTGACTTGGGTGATTACCAGATCAGTTCTCCTTTATCCTTTGACAAGTAAACATCAAAAGCCTTTCAGGATCTCTTTCCTGCAagtatcaatataatatttgaggtaaatatgtttttatatcgcacgtttcttcaataatttatacagtttcttattataacagttatattaataattttgtttttatttttttttttcagaatatCATTGCAATCATGCACGAAACAATGATGTAATTGAATATTTGTATCGCTTAACTAAGAATATCGAGAAGTAGAAGCAGTATTCATTTCGTTTACGTTTCGCGATTTAAGAAGCAAAAGTTTTTGCATCGTCTACGTGCAATGCAGTCGTTAGAGTCAATGTTTGTTCGcaaagtttattaattttttaacagtCGCACAGACTGTATTTATTAAAGACAATGAAGTTTCACGAAGTAAACTCAATGActgttcgttaaaaaataattatcgcgtaatagagtcagtgcatcattGAAGAGATTCTTGATCAACTTCGATGTCGTCCTATCTAATTTTCAATCACATACGAATCATTCACTCTCAATTTCGATATgaacgagtgttttggagTCATCACGGAACTTTTTAAGTAGTGACTGAGTTTTTAAGTCCCTCCAATCATTCAATCATATCCGAATCGGCACGGGTGATcggttgtaattaattagtagaagAGCATTAAGTGACCACGAGTAAAATTCTTCGGAGATTTACTCGTGTatggtttcttattttttgatttatttattagatcaggaTGGGGTCTTGCTAAAacgcgtttataattatttaagcttttaaatattttaatacatttttaaatattttactcgcgcggaaataagtaaagaatcgATATTTATGAGTTCTAATAAAGAATGAGCAAGAAGATATTCGTGATAGATAGTTTCTAGATTACAAACGAAACTgtgaatgattttattaaaataattaaaatattcgctTGTAAAAAGGAACGTCCAAGGGtttgctttatatttttaaataattattaataaaatatataatcaatttaaattaataaaagaaaagtcttGATGAAGTTATtggttttaaaagaaaaatcgagtaGAATGATTgctaaaaaataaagagacgtAATCCGTAAGCctagatgataaattaattaatttttagtttaggattttcagcaattaatatattgattcTAATTTCTCTTACCCTGCGAAAAAGTATCtttcgaaaagataataatgaattttcagATACGTTAGGATTgcgattttctttcataccTTAGAATTTGGAATCaaattttgtcgttacagTTTTAGAGTGATAATTGATTAGGTTGGGGTATGAAGCAAAGAAGAGGCTATATACCGAAGAGGCCCTCACAATATGTGGCTTAAGAGGACAACTATTAGGTTATAgagttattttcgaaggttCACTAGAAACTTTCTAAATTGGTTCTTAgtcgtattttaattttaccatgtTGTCATTCAAAATGCTGTTATGGTGATGGGTGTAGGGGTGTAGATTTAAAAAACTGAGACGAAGTAACATTCCGTAAATAACATTCCCACATTGCCACTCGTACGCGAATAGgattatttcgtattttatgcatttttaatattaaactcgagatataaattttacacattttctcttttctaaaattcaattgaatttataattctagttaataaaatcaaattttacgttaaagtcgattgataaattttgtacattttttcttttctaaagttcaattaaatacataattttaatttaataaaatcgagttctatataaaaatcatatatctatgaaatgtacaagtaatataatatttctttcagagaaaataatatttctttagatcaGTGTTcagcatattttatttttttttcaattaattttttatttttcttatgcttaattaaaataaattcagaattttatcgttcgtataattattGGGTCGTTTGGAAagtcatttcgttttttttttgtaaaaatgaaagacaattttcgtataatgaacaaatattttattaaattatatattggccATTCTGGTCCAATACCTTTCGCCATCTTTCTGGCATGATTCCACACGCTCATAAAATTTTTGGTCTTTGCTGGCAAAAAACTGATCGAGGTGGTTTTTGACTTCCTGATTTGAAGTGAAGGTTTTACCgtctaaaaaattttgcagtgaccggaacaaataataatccgCAGGTGCCAGATCTGGAGAATATGGTGGGTGTGACATTGTATCCCATTCAAGCTGTGAAAGCTTTTGGCGAGAGACCAAACTTGTATGAGGTCTCGCATTATCTTCGAGAAACACTACACCTTTTCTGTTGATTAATTTCACAAATTTCTTTGACACAAATTTCTCTCCGTGAGAACATGGGGAACCCATATATCAAGCTTCGAGGTTAAACCCAGGGCTTTCAAGTGGTCATAAACAgttgaatttgataaatttaacctCTGACCGATCTCACGTGTTGTTATTCGCCGGTTTGCATCAACTAGTGCCTTTATCGTGTCTTTATCAGCTTCAATCGGCCTTCCAGAACAACCGGTCTTGCATCTTCGACATCAAAATTGCCGGATCGAAATTTTGCAAACCAGTTCTGGCACTGACGTACTGTCAACACATCTTCTCCCTACACATCGGTTAATTTCTTTCTGACTTGAACAgcatttttaccttttttatagtaaaaaagtaaaatatgacGAAAATGCTGCTTATTGCTCTCCATATTTAAAAGAGCATCAACCAAAAACTACTGTGTAGAATCAATTGGACTTTTTCACACACAAGCCTTGCTATATCAGCTCTCAGaacatataatgattatgCGGCTTAAGTGTGAAGTTGGGtgcaaaaaaatacaattaaatcctCTGTCGGGAAAAAACGTAATTACTTTCCGAATAATCCAATATCATCCTATCCTCATTTGACCATGCTCGTATAATAGCAGCTCTAACGGCTATGAGTACATGAATATATAACCAAGAAAAGAATGAGGCGCGAATGATAGAGATCATGGTACATCTATACgcaatatgtacgtatttatatatacgacaAAAGTACATAAAACACGAGCTTGCAGCAAACAGTTAAATATCGACAACACCGAACATGATACttcgtattattttcgataaataataatttcagtATCAAGAAACGAAATTCTCAACGTATTTCGATACTTAACGAAGCGGCAAAAATGTCAAAGATTTttcatgtaaattttttttcatctattaattttcttctcaatattcttcttctaattaattataaccAATCAATCACTCATGCCGATTCAGACCTTTTGTCCTCAACATGATTGAGTGTGATCGGTGAGactcgaaaatttattaactacTTAAAaagttctgcgatggctccaaaacatTCCTCCGCGATAAGGTCGAAATTGAGAGTGATTGATTCATAGCTAATTGAATACGTCGTCACTGAAGTGGTTGAAATCCTCTTAAATGATGCATTGACTCTATTACGcgctaattattttttaacgaatagtTACTGAATTTACTTCGCGAAACTTTATTGTCTTTTATAAAGACAGCCTATAAGACTATTTATAACGAAAACTTTACGAACAAACAATGACTCGCATGGACTCCATTGCACGCAGCGATGCAAGTTCACTTGTGTTAAAATGATagttatcattttaaatagcAACACGCGACGAACGAATACTGCTTATACTTTAAgatattacgtatattttaACGACACAAACACTTGAATTGTACAAATTATTCAGCAAATacttaatatagaaatatatttattttaagtcATTACTTTGAAACTTACACGAAGAAGAtcctgagagagagagagagagagagagagagagagagagagagagagagagagagagagagagagagagagagagagagagagagagagagagagagagagagagagagagagagagagagagagagagagagagagagagagagagagagagagagagagagagagagagagagagagagagagagagagagagagagagagagagagagagagagagagagagagagagagagagagagagagagagagagagagagagagagagaggagagagagagagagagagagagagagagagagagagagagagagagagagagagagagagagagagagagagagagagagagagagagagagagagagagagagagagagagagagagagagagagagagagagagagagagagagagagagagagagagagagagagagagagagagagagagagagagagagcttatTCCGAGCTATGAAAAGATTCGGCG
Protein-coding regions in this window:
- the LOC124956740 gene encoding calcium homeostasis endoplasmic reticulum protein isoform X2; the protein is MTKNKQKDNPKFGFLFGGEHFNYYQYKVTTEQAILKQKGINPMQNADPRLNVSQQQQTAATATQPLNNVNLTSGLNTQNNGLNPVVGIGPVGNSAGTVIPGVPGQIGGPTNTGPPIGSVPSGMGGVNPPIGGVTPAVNIGGPPAWLQTELANLQSQQTTLQEQVRQSEQNLAAQHAALMAQQQGRVEDAVRQAQETALQNSAQSTNTDLTAFDTVLQPIIDSCTKDSISAGKAWILQNSVTPQSNQVVADHLLKKVIQGSTFSHKLHIIYLVNDVLHHCARKKSMDLRKAMESVVVPMFCNTSLAASEEQLNKLNKLLSLWESKNNYFDEGIIDKLKQPSASWSEYQANLVSQHASAITPITTSTKQTFDNYQAQHQAFVTHALRQIQNIEQQKIAIDQQLKAPPPPPPQMNQQNMSLPPNHTGPSGPMGSDVNFSQPPPGWGVAPGNEPPPFANVPLPDFSKPPPGFGPPPVIHEPSVEDLMPSMPYFELPAGLMVPLIKLEDGEYKPLDPDAIRLPPPAPPSDRLVAAVEAFYAPPNHDSPRDSDGWEKLGLYEYYKAKNSARKRKEEDIVAGIRQKSKSPSPILRPRSKSPSPPKKRYRSKSRSRSRSRSRGRSRSRSPTANHRRNSRNSNHNTRSRRRRNSNKDRSPERRLDRQDRSPTPPSFLGSTYSKAPQEISLDESNKGHQLLKKMGWGGAGLGANEQGIEAPISGGEIRDKNDQYKGVGINLNDPYENFRKSKGQAFITRMKARAEERAEERGERD
- the LOC124956740 gene encoding calcium homeostasis endoplasmic reticulum protein isoform X3; its protein translation is MGGVNPPIGGVTPAVNIGGPPAWLQTELANLQSQQTTLQEQVRQSEQNLAAQHAALMAQQQGRVEDAVRQAQETALQNSAQSTNTDLTAFDTVLQPIIDSCTKDSISAGKAWILQNSVTPQSNQVVADHLLKKVIQGSTFSHKLHIIYLVNDVLHHCARKKSMDLRKAMESVVVPMFCNTSLAASEEQLNKLNKLLSLWESKNNYFDEGIIDKLKQPSASWSEYQANLVSQHASAITPITTSTKQTFDNYQAQHQAFVTHALRQIQNIEQQKIAIDQQLKAPPPPPPQMNQQNMSLPPNHTGPSGPMGSDVNFSQPPPGWGVAPGNEPPPFANVPLPDFSKPPPGFGPPPVIHEPSVEDLMPSMPYFELPAGLMVPLIKLEDGEYKPLDPDAIRLPPPAPPSDRLVAAVEAFYAPPNHDSPRDSDGWEKLGLYEYYKAKNSARKRKEEDIVAGIRQKSKSPSPILRPRSKSPSPPKKRYRSKSRSRSRSRSRGRSRSRSPTANHRRNSRNSNHNTRSRRRRNSNKDRSPERRLDRQDRSPTPPSFLGSTYSKAPQEISLDESNKGHQLLKKMGWGGAGLGANEQGIEAPISGGEIRDKNDQYKGVGINLNDPYENFRKSKGQAFITRMKARAEERAEERGERD
- the LOC124956740 gene encoding calcium homeostasis endoplasmic reticulum protein isoform X1 gives rise to the protein MDQAPADTELRNIIDKLAQFVARNGPEFEQMTKNKQKDNPKFGFLFGGEHFNYYQYKVTTEQAILKQKGINPMQNADPRLNVSQQQQTAATATQPLNNVNLTSGLNTQNNGLNPVVGIGPVGNSAGTVIPGVPGQIGGPTNTGPPIGSVPSGMGGVNPPIGGVTPAVNIGGPPAWLQTELANLQSQQTTLQEQVRQSEQNLAAQHAALMAQQQGRVEDAVRQAQETALQNSAQSTNTDLTAFDTVLQPIIDSCTKDSISAGKAWILQNSVTPQSNQVVADHLLKKVIQGSTFSHKLHIIYLVNDVLHHCARKKSMDLRKAMESVVVPMFCNTSLAASEEQLNKLNKLLSLWESKNNYFDEGIIDKLKQPSASWSEYQANLVSQHASAITPITTSTKQTFDNYQAQHQAFVTHALRQIQNIEQQKIAIDQQLKAPPPPPPQMNQQNMSLPPNHTGPSGPMGSDVNFSQPPPGWGVAPGNEPPPFANVPLPDFSKPPPGFGPPPVIHEPSVEDLMPSMPYFELPAGLMVPLIKLEDGEYKPLDPDAIRLPPPAPPSDRLVAAVEAFYAPPNHDSPRDSDGWEKLGLYEYYKAKNSARKRKEEDIVAGIRQKSKSPSPILRPRSKSPSPPKKRYRSKSRSRSRSRSRGRSRSRSPTANHRRNSRNSNHNTRSRRRRNSNKDRSPERRLDRQDRSPTPPSFLGSTYSKAPQEISLDESNKGHQLLKKMGWGGAGLGANEQGIEAPISGGEIRDKNDQYKGVGINLNDPYENFRKSKGQAFITRMKARAEERAEERGERD